The following proteins are co-located in the Oncorhynchus kisutch isolate 150728-3 unplaced genomic scaffold, Okis_V2 scaffold1617, whole genome shotgun sequence genome:
- the LOC109883458 gene encoding POU domain, class 2, transcription factor 1 isoform X1 translates to MADGGVMSQYESSGPDSIINLSVSSKSTMENGDIVKGVLTNGRDSQKQTVMSLTNAQSQALLQQLTLSPAQQQLFLQQAQAQLLAAAVQQHSASQAQNSSTTGAAISASAATPITTQLPLSQPIHITPLQQQGLQQFVLVQPGHSMATQLQPQFFISQTPQGQPSMFQYHNLLQAQNLLTQLPQSQANLLQTPTITIAPQTATPTRTVTATPGQLLIHSQTPPPKGLGTPTLEDANDLEELEIFSKAFKQRRIRLGFTQGDVGLAMGKLYGNDFSQTTISRFEALNLSFKNMCKLKPLLEKWLNDAENVSSESSPSLSPLGSGHGSPSLASDLNSRRRKKRTSIDTNIRVALEKSFLQQNQKPSSDEISLIADQLNMEKEVIRVWFCNRRQKEKRINPPSSSAFQKSIFSSPTTASLVNTVPQTTVTVTPSLPVTSFSLTDRTLVPATGNTASVISSTPTVPSMSLTPSSSVTTMSQPAVTMTQAGQMLYSNGGGLAAMAAAAAGISPGLMPSSQFNTGGALLNLTTAGFGGALATIQGVLSALASSGSFPITTLDGNGNLLFANTSMSGSAPSMVNTPLFLNPQSLSLLGSNPVSFIPASALSLQLTAGTNTITTATTPVNTIVRASKAQ, encoded by the exons ATGGCTGACGGAGGAGTAATGAGCCAATATGAAAGTTCAGGACCAG ACTCGATAATCAACCTGTCAGTGTCCAGTAAAAGCACCATGGAGAACGGGGACATAGTCAAAG GCGTGCTGACCAATGGCCGGGACTCTCAGAAGCAGACTGTCATGTCCCTCACCAACGCACAGTCACAGGCTCTGCtgcaacag ttGACCTTGTCTCCAGCGCAGCAGCAGCTGTTTCTCCAGCAGGCTCAGGCCCAGCTCCTTGCAGCAGCCGTTCAGCAGCACTCCGCCAGCCAGGCCCAGAACAGCAGCACCACGGGGGCTGCCATCTCTGCCTCCGCAGCCACCCCCatcaccacccaactaccactgtCCCAGCCTATACACATCACTCCT ctccagcAGCAGGGCCTGCAGCAGTTTGTGTTGGTCCAGCCAGGTCATTCCATGGCCACCCAGCTACAGCCTCAGTTCTTCATCTCCCAGACTCCACAGGGACAGCCCAGTATGTTTCAGTATCATA ATCTTTTGCAAGCCCAAAATCTTCTCACTCAACTACCTCAGAGCCAAGCCAACCTCCTACAGACTCCAACTATCACAATTGCCCCACAG ACGGCCACTCCCACGCGGACCGTAACTGCCACCCCTGGCCAGCTCCTCATCCACAGCCAGACCCCGCCCCCTAAGGGTCTGGGCACGCCCACTCTGGAGGATGCCAATGATCTGGAGGAGCTGGAGATTTTCTCCAAGGCCTTCAAACAGAGGAGGATCAGACTGGGCTTCACACAG GGTGACGTGGGGCTGGCCATGGGGAAGCTGTATGGTAATGACTTCAGCCAGACCACCATCTCCCGCTTTGAAGCACTCAACCTGAGCTTCAAGAACATGTGTAAGCTGAAACCGCTGCTGGAGAAGTGGCTCAACGACGCAG AGAATGTGAGCTCAGAgtccagccccagcctcagtcccCTGGGCTCTGGTCACGGGTCACCCAGCCTGGCGTCTGACCTCAATAGCCGGCGCCGCAAGAAGAGGACCAGCATCGACACCAACATCCGTGTGGCCCTGGAGAAGAGCTTCCTCCAG CAAAACCAGAAGCCGTCGTCAGACGAGATCTCCCTGATAGCAGACCAGCTgaacatggagaaggaggtgatCCGGGTGTGGTTCTGTAACCGCCGGCAGAAGGAGAAGAGGATCAACCCTCCCAGCAGCTCAGCTTTCCAGAAGTCCATCTTCTCGTCCCCTACTACTGCCAGCCTGGTGAACACTGTACCCCAGACCACTGTGACTGTCACCCCCTCTCTGCCTGTCACCAGCTTCAGCCTCACAG ACAGGACCCTGGTGCCAGCCACCGGCAACACAGCATCCGTCATCTCCAGCACCCCTACAGTCCCCTCTATGTCcctcacaccctcctcctccGTGACAACCATGTCACAGCCAGCCGTTACCATGACGCAGGCGGGGCAAATGCTCTACAGCAACGGCGGGGGTCTGGCTGCAATGGCAGCTGCAGCGGCGGGAATCAGCCCGGGTCTCATGCCTTCATCGCAGTTCAACACAGG GGGGGCCTTACTGAACCTAACTACTGCAGGTTTTGGAGGAGCGCTAGCCACCATCCAAGGTGTGTTGAGTG CTCTGGCCTCCAGCGGGTCCTTccccatcaccaccctggacgggaACGGGAACCTGCTATTTGCCAACACCAGCATGTCTGGCTCCGCCCCCAGCATGGTGAACACGCCACTCTTCCTGAACCCCCAGAGCCTGTCCTTATTGGGTAGTAACCCTGTCAGCTTCATCCCTGCCAGTGCCCTCAGCCTGCAACTCACTGCTGgcaccaacaccatcaccacgGCAACCACACCAGTCAACACCATCGTCAGAGCCTCTAAGGCCCAATGA
- the LOC109883458 gene encoding POU domain, class 2, transcription factor 1 isoform X2 — MADGGVMSQYESSGPDSIINLSVSSKSTMENGDIVKGVLTNGRDSQKQTVMSLTNAQSQALLQQLTLSPAQQQLFLQQAQAQLLAAAVQQHSASQAQNSSTTGAAISASAATPITTQLPLSQPIHITPLQQQGLQQFVLVQPGHSMATQLQPQFFISQTPQGQPSMFQYHNLLQAQNLLTQLPQSQANLLQTPTITIAPQTATPTRTVTATPGQLLIHSQTPPPKGLGTPTLEDANDLEELEIFSKAFKQRRIRLGFTQGDVGLAMGKLYGNDFSQTTISRFEALNLSFKNMCKLKPLLEKWLNDAENVSSESSPSLSPLGSGHGSPSLASDLNSRRRKKRTSIDTNIRVALEKSFLQQNQKPSSDEISLIADQLNMEKEVIRVWFCNRRQKEKRINPPSSSAFQKSIFSSPTTASLVNTVPQTTVTVTPSLPVTSFSLTDRTLVPATGNTASVISSTPTVPSMSLTPSSSVTTMSQPAVTMTQAGQMLYSNGGGLAAMAAAAAGISPGLMPSSQFNTGGALLNLTTAGFGGALATIQALASSGSFPITTLDGNGNLLFANTSMSGSAPSMVNTPLFLNPQSLSLLGSNPVSFIPASALSLQLTAGTNTITTATTPVNTIVRASKAQ, encoded by the exons ATGGCTGACGGAGGAGTAATGAGCCAATATGAAAGTTCAGGACCAG ACTCGATAATCAACCTGTCAGTGTCCAGTAAAAGCACCATGGAGAACGGGGACATAGTCAAAG GCGTGCTGACCAATGGCCGGGACTCTCAGAAGCAGACTGTCATGTCCCTCACCAACGCACAGTCACAGGCTCTGCtgcaacag ttGACCTTGTCTCCAGCGCAGCAGCAGCTGTTTCTCCAGCAGGCTCAGGCCCAGCTCCTTGCAGCAGCCGTTCAGCAGCACTCCGCCAGCCAGGCCCAGAACAGCAGCACCACGGGGGCTGCCATCTCTGCCTCCGCAGCCACCCCCatcaccacccaactaccactgtCCCAGCCTATACACATCACTCCT ctccagcAGCAGGGCCTGCAGCAGTTTGTGTTGGTCCAGCCAGGTCATTCCATGGCCACCCAGCTACAGCCTCAGTTCTTCATCTCCCAGACTCCACAGGGACAGCCCAGTATGTTTCAGTATCATA ATCTTTTGCAAGCCCAAAATCTTCTCACTCAACTACCTCAGAGCCAAGCCAACCTCCTACAGACTCCAACTATCACAATTGCCCCACAG ACGGCCACTCCCACGCGGACCGTAACTGCCACCCCTGGCCAGCTCCTCATCCACAGCCAGACCCCGCCCCCTAAGGGTCTGGGCACGCCCACTCTGGAGGATGCCAATGATCTGGAGGAGCTGGAGATTTTCTCCAAGGCCTTCAAACAGAGGAGGATCAGACTGGGCTTCACACAG GGTGACGTGGGGCTGGCCATGGGGAAGCTGTATGGTAATGACTTCAGCCAGACCACCATCTCCCGCTTTGAAGCACTCAACCTGAGCTTCAAGAACATGTGTAAGCTGAAACCGCTGCTGGAGAAGTGGCTCAACGACGCAG AGAATGTGAGCTCAGAgtccagccccagcctcagtcccCTGGGCTCTGGTCACGGGTCACCCAGCCTGGCGTCTGACCTCAATAGCCGGCGCCGCAAGAAGAGGACCAGCATCGACACCAACATCCGTGTGGCCCTGGAGAAGAGCTTCCTCCAG CAAAACCAGAAGCCGTCGTCAGACGAGATCTCCCTGATAGCAGACCAGCTgaacatggagaaggaggtgatCCGGGTGTGGTTCTGTAACCGCCGGCAGAAGGAGAAGAGGATCAACCCTCCCAGCAGCTCAGCTTTCCAGAAGTCCATCTTCTCGTCCCCTACTACTGCCAGCCTGGTGAACACTGTACCCCAGACCACTGTGACTGTCACCCCCTCTCTGCCTGTCACCAGCTTCAGCCTCACAG ACAGGACCCTGGTGCCAGCCACCGGCAACACAGCATCCGTCATCTCCAGCACCCCTACAGTCCCCTCTATGTCcctcacaccctcctcctccGTGACAACCATGTCACAGCCAGCCGTTACCATGACGCAGGCGGGGCAAATGCTCTACAGCAACGGCGGGGGTCTGGCTGCAATGGCAGCTGCAGCGGCGGGAATCAGCCCGGGTCTCATGCCTTCATCGCAGTTCAACACAGG GGGGGCCTTACTGAACCTAACTACTGCAGGTTTTGGAGGAGCGCTAGCCACCATCCAAG CTCTGGCCTCCAGCGGGTCCTTccccatcaccaccctggacgggaACGGGAACCTGCTATTTGCCAACACCAGCATGTCTGGCTCCGCCCCCAGCATGGTGAACACGCCACTCTTCCTGAACCCCCAGAGCCTGTCCTTATTGGGTAGTAACCCTGTCAGCTTCATCCCTGCCAGTGCCCTCAGCCTGCAACTCACTGCTGgcaccaacaccatcaccacgGCAACCACACCAGTCAACACCATCGTCAGAGCCTCTAAGGCCCAATGA
- the LOC109883458 gene encoding POU domain, class 2, transcription factor 1 isoform X6: MADGGVMSQYESSGPDSIINLSVSSKSTMENGDIVKGVLTNGRDSQKQTVMSLTNAQSQALLQQLTLSPAQQQLFLQQAQAQLLAAAVQQHSASQAQNSSTTGAAISASAATPITTQLPLSQPIHITPLQQQGLQQFVLVQPGHSMATQLQPQFFISQTPQGQPNLLQAQNLLTQLPQSQANLLQTPTITIAPQTATPTRTVTATPGQLLIHSQTPPPKGLGTPTLEDANDLEELEIFSKAFKQRRIRLGFTQGDVGLAMGKLYGNDFSQTTISRFEALNLSFKNMCKLKPLLEKWLNDAENVSSESSPSLSPLGSGHGSPSLASDLNSRRRKKRTSIDTNIRVALEKSFLQQNQKPSSDEISLIADQLNMEKEVIRVWFCNRRQKEKRINPPSSSAFQKSIFSSPTTASLVNTVPQTTVTVTPSLPVTSFSLTDRTLVPATGNTASVISSTPTVPSMSLTPSSSVTTMSQPAVTMTQAGQMLYSNGGGLAAMAAAAAGISPGLMPSSQFNTGGALLNLTTAGFGGALATIQALASSGSFPITTLDGNGNLLFANTSMSGSAPSMVNTPLFLNPQSLSLLGSNPVSFIPASALSLQLTAGTNTITTATTPVNTIVRASKAQ, encoded by the exons ATGGCTGACGGAGGAGTAATGAGCCAATATGAAAGTTCAGGACCAG ACTCGATAATCAACCTGTCAGTGTCCAGTAAAAGCACCATGGAGAACGGGGACATAGTCAAAG GCGTGCTGACCAATGGCCGGGACTCTCAGAAGCAGACTGTCATGTCCCTCACCAACGCACAGTCACAGGCTCTGCtgcaacag ttGACCTTGTCTCCAGCGCAGCAGCAGCTGTTTCTCCAGCAGGCTCAGGCCCAGCTCCTTGCAGCAGCCGTTCAGCAGCACTCCGCCAGCCAGGCCCAGAACAGCAGCACCACGGGGGCTGCCATCTCTGCCTCCGCAGCCACCCCCatcaccacccaactaccactgtCCCAGCCTATACACATCACTCCT ctccagcAGCAGGGCCTGCAGCAGTTTGTGTTGGTCCAGCCAGGTCATTCCATGGCCACCCAGCTACAGCCTCAGTTCTTCATCTCCCAGACTCCACAGGGACAGCCCA ATCTTTTGCAAGCCCAAAATCTTCTCACTCAACTACCTCAGAGCCAAGCCAACCTCCTACAGACTCCAACTATCACAATTGCCCCACAG ACGGCCACTCCCACGCGGACCGTAACTGCCACCCCTGGCCAGCTCCTCATCCACAGCCAGACCCCGCCCCCTAAGGGTCTGGGCACGCCCACTCTGGAGGATGCCAATGATCTGGAGGAGCTGGAGATTTTCTCCAAGGCCTTCAAACAGAGGAGGATCAGACTGGGCTTCACACAG GGTGACGTGGGGCTGGCCATGGGGAAGCTGTATGGTAATGACTTCAGCCAGACCACCATCTCCCGCTTTGAAGCACTCAACCTGAGCTTCAAGAACATGTGTAAGCTGAAACCGCTGCTGGAGAAGTGGCTCAACGACGCAG AGAATGTGAGCTCAGAgtccagccccagcctcagtcccCTGGGCTCTGGTCACGGGTCACCCAGCCTGGCGTCTGACCTCAATAGCCGGCGCCGCAAGAAGAGGACCAGCATCGACACCAACATCCGTGTGGCCCTGGAGAAGAGCTTCCTCCAG CAAAACCAGAAGCCGTCGTCAGACGAGATCTCCCTGATAGCAGACCAGCTgaacatggagaaggaggtgatCCGGGTGTGGTTCTGTAACCGCCGGCAGAAGGAGAAGAGGATCAACCCTCCCAGCAGCTCAGCTTTCCAGAAGTCCATCTTCTCGTCCCCTACTACTGCCAGCCTGGTGAACACTGTACCCCAGACCACTGTGACTGTCACCCCCTCTCTGCCTGTCACCAGCTTCAGCCTCACAG ACAGGACCCTGGTGCCAGCCACCGGCAACACAGCATCCGTCATCTCCAGCACCCCTACAGTCCCCTCTATGTCcctcacaccctcctcctccGTGACAACCATGTCACAGCCAGCCGTTACCATGACGCAGGCGGGGCAAATGCTCTACAGCAACGGCGGGGGTCTGGCTGCAATGGCAGCTGCAGCGGCGGGAATCAGCCCGGGTCTCATGCCTTCATCGCAGTTCAACACAGG GGGGGCCTTACTGAACCTAACTACTGCAGGTTTTGGAGGAGCGCTAGCCACCATCCAAG CTCTGGCCTCCAGCGGGTCCTTccccatcaccaccctggacgggaACGGGAACCTGCTATTTGCCAACACCAGCATGTCTGGCTCCGCCCCCAGCATGGTGAACACGCCACTCTTCCTGAACCCCCAGAGCCTGTCCTTATTGGGTAGTAACCCTGTCAGCTTCATCCCTGCCAGTGCCCTCAGCCTGCAACTCACTGCTGgcaccaacaccatcaccacgGCAACCACACCAGTCAACACCATCGTCAGAGCCTCTAAGGCCCAATGA
- the LOC109883458 gene encoding POU domain, class 2, transcription factor 1 isoform X3 produces the protein MPQTVDSAIADSIINLSVSSKSTMENGDIVKGVLTNGRDSQKQTVMSLTNAQSQALLQQLTLSPAQQQLFLQQAQAQLLAAAVQQHSASQAQNSSTTGAAISASAATPITTQLPLSQPIHITPLQQQGLQQFVLVQPGHSMATQLQPQFFISQTPQGQPSMFQYHNLLQAQNLLTQLPQSQANLLQTPTITIAPQTATPTRTVTATPGQLLIHSQTPPPKGLGTPTLEDANDLEELEIFSKAFKQRRIRLGFTQGDVGLAMGKLYGNDFSQTTISRFEALNLSFKNMCKLKPLLEKWLNDAENVSSESSPSLSPLGSGHGSPSLASDLNSRRRKKRTSIDTNIRVALEKSFLQQNQKPSSDEISLIADQLNMEKEVIRVWFCNRRQKEKRINPPSSSAFQKSIFSSPTTASLVNTVPQTTVTVTPSLPVTSFSLTDRTLVPATGNTASVISSTPTVPSMSLTPSSSVTTMSQPAVTMTQAGQMLYSNGGGLAAMAAAAAGISPGLMPSSQFNTGGALLNLTTAGFGGALATIQGVLSALASSGSFPITTLDGNGNLLFANTSMSGSAPSMVNTPLFLNPQSLSLLGSNPVSFIPASALSLQLTAGTNTITTATTPVNTIVRASKAQ, from the exons ATGCCACAGACTGTGGACTCTGCAATAGCCG ACTCGATAATCAACCTGTCAGTGTCCAGTAAAAGCACCATGGAGAACGGGGACATAGTCAAAG GCGTGCTGACCAATGGCCGGGACTCTCAGAAGCAGACTGTCATGTCCCTCACCAACGCACAGTCACAGGCTCTGCtgcaacag ttGACCTTGTCTCCAGCGCAGCAGCAGCTGTTTCTCCAGCAGGCTCAGGCCCAGCTCCTTGCAGCAGCCGTTCAGCAGCACTCCGCCAGCCAGGCCCAGAACAGCAGCACCACGGGGGCTGCCATCTCTGCCTCCGCAGCCACCCCCatcaccacccaactaccactgtCCCAGCCTATACACATCACTCCT ctccagcAGCAGGGCCTGCAGCAGTTTGTGTTGGTCCAGCCAGGTCATTCCATGGCCACCCAGCTACAGCCTCAGTTCTTCATCTCCCAGACTCCACAGGGACAGCCCAGTATGTTTCAGTATCATA ATCTTTTGCAAGCCCAAAATCTTCTCACTCAACTACCTCAGAGCCAAGCCAACCTCCTACAGACTCCAACTATCACAATTGCCCCACAG ACGGCCACTCCCACGCGGACCGTAACTGCCACCCCTGGCCAGCTCCTCATCCACAGCCAGACCCCGCCCCCTAAGGGTCTGGGCACGCCCACTCTGGAGGATGCCAATGATCTGGAGGAGCTGGAGATTTTCTCCAAGGCCTTCAAACAGAGGAGGATCAGACTGGGCTTCACACAG GGTGACGTGGGGCTGGCCATGGGGAAGCTGTATGGTAATGACTTCAGCCAGACCACCATCTCCCGCTTTGAAGCACTCAACCTGAGCTTCAAGAACATGTGTAAGCTGAAACCGCTGCTGGAGAAGTGGCTCAACGACGCAG AGAATGTGAGCTCAGAgtccagccccagcctcagtcccCTGGGCTCTGGTCACGGGTCACCCAGCCTGGCGTCTGACCTCAATAGCCGGCGCCGCAAGAAGAGGACCAGCATCGACACCAACATCCGTGTGGCCCTGGAGAAGAGCTTCCTCCAG CAAAACCAGAAGCCGTCGTCAGACGAGATCTCCCTGATAGCAGACCAGCTgaacatggagaaggaggtgatCCGGGTGTGGTTCTGTAACCGCCGGCAGAAGGAGAAGAGGATCAACCCTCCCAGCAGCTCAGCTTTCCAGAAGTCCATCTTCTCGTCCCCTACTACTGCCAGCCTGGTGAACACTGTACCCCAGACCACTGTGACTGTCACCCCCTCTCTGCCTGTCACCAGCTTCAGCCTCACAG ACAGGACCCTGGTGCCAGCCACCGGCAACACAGCATCCGTCATCTCCAGCACCCCTACAGTCCCCTCTATGTCcctcacaccctcctcctccGTGACAACCATGTCACAGCCAGCCGTTACCATGACGCAGGCGGGGCAAATGCTCTACAGCAACGGCGGGGGTCTGGCTGCAATGGCAGCTGCAGCGGCGGGAATCAGCCCGGGTCTCATGCCTTCATCGCAGTTCAACACAGG GGGGGCCTTACTGAACCTAACTACTGCAGGTTTTGGAGGAGCGCTAGCCACCATCCAAGGTGTGTTGAGTG CTCTGGCCTCCAGCGGGTCCTTccccatcaccaccctggacgggaACGGGAACCTGCTATTTGCCAACACCAGCATGTCTGGCTCCGCCCCCAGCATGGTGAACACGCCACTCTTCCTGAACCCCCAGAGCCTGTCCTTATTGGGTAGTAACCCTGTCAGCTTCATCCCTGCCAGTGCCCTCAGCCTGCAACTCACTGCTGgcaccaacaccatcaccacgGCAACCACACCAGTCAACACCATCGTCAGAGCCTCTAAGGCCCAATGA
- the LOC109883458 gene encoding POU domain, class 2, transcription factor 1 isoform X4 produces the protein MADGGVMSQYESSGPDSIINLSVSSKSTMENGDIVKGVLTNGRDSQKQTVMSLTNAQSQALLQQLTLSPAQQQLFLQQAQAQLLAAAVQQHSASQAQNSSTTGAAISASAATPITTQLPLSQPIHITPLQQQGLQQFVLVQPGHSMATQLQPQFFISQTPQGQPNLLQAQNLLTQLPQSQANLLQTPTITIAPQTATPTRTVTATPGQLLIHSQTPPPKGLGTPTLEDANDLEELEIFSKAFKQRRIRLGFTQGDVGLAMGKLYGNDFSQTTISRFEALNLSFKNMCKLKPLLEKWLNDAENVSSESSPSLSPLGSGHGSPSLASDLNSRRRKKRTSIDTNIRVALEKSFLQQNQKPSSDEISLIADQLNMEKEVIRVWFCNRRQKEKRINPPSSSAFQKSIFSSPTTASLVNTVPQTTVTVTPSLPVTSFSLTDRTLVPATGNTASVISSTPTVPSMSLTPSSSVTTMSQPAVTMTQAGQMLYSNGGGLAAMAAAAAGISPGLMPSSQFNTGGALLNLTTAGFGGALATIQGVLSALASSGSFPITTLDGNGNLLFANTSMSGSAPSMVNTPLFLNPQSLSLLGSNPVSFIPASALSLQLTAGTNTITTATTPVNTIVRASKAQ, from the exons ATGGCTGACGGAGGAGTAATGAGCCAATATGAAAGTTCAGGACCAG ACTCGATAATCAACCTGTCAGTGTCCAGTAAAAGCACCATGGAGAACGGGGACATAGTCAAAG GCGTGCTGACCAATGGCCGGGACTCTCAGAAGCAGACTGTCATGTCCCTCACCAACGCACAGTCACAGGCTCTGCtgcaacag ttGACCTTGTCTCCAGCGCAGCAGCAGCTGTTTCTCCAGCAGGCTCAGGCCCAGCTCCTTGCAGCAGCCGTTCAGCAGCACTCCGCCAGCCAGGCCCAGAACAGCAGCACCACGGGGGCTGCCATCTCTGCCTCCGCAGCCACCCCCatcaccacccaactaccactgtCCCAGCCTATACACATCACTCCT ctccagcAGCAGGGCCTGCAGCAGTTTGTGTTGGTCCAGCCAGGTCATTCCATGGCCACCCAGCTACAGCCTCAGTTCTTCATCTCCCAGACTCCACAGGGACAGCCCA ATCTTTTGCAAGCCCAAAATCTTCTCACTCAACTACCTCAGAGCCAAGCCAACCTCCTACAGACTCCAACTATCACAATTGCCCCACAG ACGGCCACTCCCACGCGGACCGTAACTGCCACCCCTGGCCAGCTCCTCATCCACAGCCAGACCCCGCCCCCTAAGGGTCTGGGCACGCCCACTCTGGAGGATGCCAATGATCTGGAGGAGCTGGAGATTTTCTCCAAGGCCTTCAAACAGAGGAGGATCAGACTGGGCTTCACACAG GGTGACGTGGGGCTGGCCATGGGGAAGCTGTATGGTAATGACTTCAGCCAGACCACCATCTCCCGCTTTGAAGCACTCAACCTGAGCTTCAAGAACATGTGTAAGCTGAAACCGCTGCTGGAGAAGTGGCTCAACGACGCAG AGAATGTGAGCTCAGAgtccagccccagcctcagtcccCTGGGCTCTGGTCACGGGTCACCCAGCCTGGCGTCTGACCTCAATAGCCGGCGCCGCAAGAAGAGGACCAGCATCGACACCAACATCCGTGTGGCCCTGGAGAAGAGCTTCCTCCAG CAAAACCAGAAGCCGTCGTCAGACGAGATCTCCCTGATAGCAGACCAGCTgaacatggagaaggaggtgatCCGGGTGTGGTTCTGTAACCGCCGGCAGAAGGAGAAGAGGATCAACCCTCCCAGCAGCTCAGCTTTCCAGAAGTCCATCTTCTCGTCCCCTACTACTGCCAGCCTGGTGAACACTGTACCCCAGACCACTGTGACTGTCACCCCCTCTCTGCCTGTCACCAGCTTCAGCCTCACAG ACAGGACCCTGGTGCCAGCCACCGGCAACACAGCATCCGTCATCTCCAGCACCCCTACAGTCCCCTCTATGTCcctcacaccctcctcctccGTGACAACCATGTCACAGCCAGCCGTTACCATGACGCAGGCGGGGCAAATGCTCTACAGCAACGGCGGGGGTCTGGCTGCAATGGCAGCTGCAGCGGCGGGAATCAGCCCGGGTCTCATGCCTTCATCGCAGTTCAACACAGG GGGGGCCTTACTGAACCTAACTACTGCAGGTTTTGGAGGAGCGCTAGCCACCATCCAAGGTGTGTTGAGTG CTCTGGCCTCCAGCGGGTCCTTccccatcaccaccctggacgggaACGGGAACCTGCTATTTGCCAACACCAGCATGTCTGGCTCCGCCCCCAGCATGGTGAACACGCCACTCTTCCTGAACCCCCAGAGCCTGTCCTTATTGGGTAGTAACCCTGTCAGCTTCATCCCTGCCAGTGCCCTCAGCCTGCAACTCACTGCTGgcaccaacaccatcaccacgGCAACCACACCAGTCAACACCATCGTCAGAGCCTCTAAGGCCCAATGA